From Methanolacinia paynteri:
ATTATGGTCCTCCAAAGGGGTAATGATAAACCTTGGAAAATCACTGCAAAGTATAAGGCATATAATTACGGAGCATTCAATAGATCTTCTGGTATCCGACACGATGTACGGGGCGGTAACGGCTGCAAAGCTCGAATCGATCCCGTCGGTTTTTATAACAAACCAGAATTCATTCTCTACAGCCGATGACTCGGGTTCGAGGTACTGGAAAGCCCTTAGCAAAATTGTAGGTAAATACCTGACAGTTCCCGACAGGGTGATCGTCCCGGATTTCGAGCCTCCGCACACGGTCTGCGAATATAACCTCAAATTGGATAACGGTTACAGGCCGGTATTCGATTTTGTCGGCCCGATAATCGACAGCAATATGCTGGGATACGAGCTCAAAAAAGAGACGATCTTCGCTTCTTTCGGCGGAGAGCCTTTTAAGGTTCCTCTCTACCATATGCTGAAGAAGATTGCCGATGAAAGACCTTTCCATACTTTTGAAGCCTTCTCCACGACCCCGGGACTTCCCGACAGCTCGAATAATTTCAGGGTATACAGCTACGTGGATGACATACACCGGTATATGGCCCACGCGAGAGTGGTGATCCTTCATGGCGGGCTTACGAGCCTGCACGAATCCTTATTGTTCAACAAGCCGTGCGTCATGATAGTCGATCCCCATCATCCCGAGCAATGGAACAATGCAAGAAAGATCGAGGAGATGGGTGCGGGGATACTCCTCGAGGGAGACAAGGTCACGGAGAAAAGACTCAGCGATGCGATCGACGAGGCGCTTACGATGAAAGTTCCGGACATGACTCATCTCTTCAATTCACAGGACGGAAAGGTGAAATCCTATAAAGTGATCGAAGAACTTATGGCAAACCCCGGTTATCCCAAGGAAAGGATTCACTTGAGAAGAGAATCTATAAAGTGGCTGAAGAATTATGAGAATATTATAAGATCCAAATGAGGAGAATAAAATGGATGAGAGTTTTAAGACCATTTTGATACTGCTTTCAGGTATGGTAGTTATTCTTGCCGTATTCCTTCTGATAGCCGGAAATATATATCCTGACGGAGTCGAAATGCTGGGGATTACTCCCGAATCATCATACAGCTATGAAGTATCGGTAACATCATCCGATACATTATATAACGTCACACTATTCCTTCCGCTTCCTTCAGATCTCGGGTACTCCGCGGTGGGGTACGGGATCCTGAACGGCAGCGGTTACGGAATCCCGGCTAATATGGCGACCGATATCTTCGGTGAAGGAGAATCCCTGTTTCTAAAGGCAACCCTCCCGGAAACGGACGGGCTGAAATTCGGAATAAATGTCGATAACAAGGTGCTTCTTGATACAATCGACCCAATATTAAATTCATACGTGATCCGCCCGGTAATGGATCTTCAGAGCGGGGAGAGCACTGATACCTATAAGACTTACATCTATGCCTCATATGATGCATCTCCCGGAGCTGTGGTTACAATAGATATCAGCGAAGAGGGCAAGAATACCTGGAAGGTATTCTCGGAAAAGACAAATTATTTTGATGAGCATGTCTCCCTTTCGTTGACAAAATCCCCTGATAAATGGGAGAAGGCTGATGTTTCCCTCAGTAAGGAAAACGGGGACTATTCAGTCCTCTTTTAATATTTTTAACAGAATCCCCTGATGTTATGAGAGCTGGTCTTTGTGCTGAATGCAAGGGCCGCGGGTTCTGCGGCCTGAAAGAGTGTCCTATTACTAAGAGATTTTATGCCGGGCTTAGGACCAGAGTAACAAAGGAATACATGGGGGAATCGCCGTCTGTTTTTATCGGGAGCAGAAATTATCCTTCTGTCTCGGGCGGACCCCTGATGATCGGTGAATCGGACGATCCTGAAGACTGGGTCCGCAGAAATTATTCCATCGACGATATTGTAGGAATCCGTGCAGGGACCATAAGAGGAAATTCGCGTTATAAAGTAAAACAGGCATTGCCGGATCTGCCGATCCAGGAGATTGCACTTTCTAAGAAACCTCTTGATGTCGAGGTTGCATTTGAAAAACCGGTATCCTTCGACCTGAAATTCGACGGAATCCTTGCACCTGTAGGGCTTTCGGGATCTATCGAGAAACTGAAGGTGCTCGATAACGCTTCAGTGCCTGTTGTCGTAGACAGGATAACTTCCGATACCGATCTTAAAGCCACCGAAGGGGTAATCGAGCTGTACAAATCTGGGATCGATCACCATTACATCACCCAGCTCCTGACATCCGGACAATTAGGAGTAAAGCGGCATATTGTTCCGACAAGATGGGGTATAACGGCTGTCGACGACACGATATCATACGCCCTTAAAAGGGAAGTCATGAGAAACCCCCAGGTGTCGGGTATTACGATGCTTACAGCATCGCTTCATGCGAACAGGATCATCTGCGTTCTTCTGCCGGGCGAATTCAGGTTCGAGATGATCGAGATCTGGGGCCAGGGAAGCATGTGGGGCGGCAGCGAAGGGGATACCATCGTCGTTGATTCCGAGGGAGAGAAGAGGAAGACGAATTACTCTCCTATAACAGGTGCATATTACTCAGCAAGGCTCGCAGTCCTTGAATATCTAAGGAGTACCGGGCGGTGCGCTTCGGTGCTTGTGGTAAGACAGGTCTCAAAGGATTACTGGGCCCCGCTCGGCACATGGGTTATCCGGGAGGCATCACGAAAGGCGATGAACTCTGTTCCCATAAGTTTCGATGATACGGCCGCAGTCGAGGCGGAGATCAACATGATCCTCGGTTCAAGACAGTGGAGGAGCTACAGCAGGCTCTTAAACGATATAAAGTCGCAGAAAAGGTTATCTGATTTTTTCTGACTGTGCCCTGAAACGATCTTCAATCGATGAGATCGTTTCGATCTCGTCAATACCCTTGTCGTCCCTGAAGCGGATGAACCTCGGGAACCTGAGTGCATAGCCGGCCTCGTAATTGGTACTCTTTTGGATCTCGGCATACCCTACCTCAAACACAACTTCAGGCTCGAAATTTACCACCTTGCCGGACTCGGAGATCTCCTTGTCCTTCAGGAGATCATATACTCCTGCGAGAGCCTCGTCTGAGAAACCCGTCGCAACCTTCGAGATCCTGAGAAGCCTTCCGGATTCGTCCTGGCACGCGAGGATGAAGGATCCGAAGAGATGGGCGCGTTTCCCTTCGCCCCATTCCGCACCGACTACTGCAAGGTCTATAGTATCGACGGAGGGCTTAATCTTTATCCACTGGCGAACCCTCTGTCCCGGTGTATATGCCGATTTGAGCGATTTGATCATTATTCCCTCGTGGCCGGCGTCGAGCGCTTCCCTGTAGAACGCTTCGATGGTTGCAATATCGTCGGAAACTATCTGCGGGGCTACATGTGATGAGACATTCTCCACGAGGATTTTTCTTCTCTCTTCAAAGGATCTGTCGATGAGAGTCTCCCCGTCGAGATAGAGAATATCGAATATGTTCGGGACGAGTCTGATATTTTCAATATGCGATGCGATATCGTGTTTTCTCCTGAATCTCTTCAGGACGTGCTGGAAAGGCATCGGATTTCCGTTCCCGTCGACCGCGATGACCTCACCGTCGAGTATAACATCGTGTCCGGTCGTTTTAACGAGAATGTCGACGATATCGGGAATCGCACTGGTGACCTCTTCAAGTTTTCTCGAGTATATCCTGCATTTATCGCCGGATTTGTGGAACTGGAATCTGGTTCCGTCGTATTTGTACTCCGCAGCAATTGCGCCCTGTTCCTCAACCATCCCGGTGATCGTTCCCTGCTTTGCAAGCATCATCTTTACCGGCCTGAAGAGCGAGATCCTGACCTCTCTTAATTCTTCAGCCCCTTTTTTTGCAATTACCGCGATCTCGCCGAGATCGTTTGCCGCCTGGTACGCATGCTCGACCGACTCAGTCGGGACATTGAACGCCTTTGCGATCGCGTCGCGGATGTTGCCTTCACCTATTCCTATCCTGAGTTCACCGAGGATCAGCCTTGAAAGGTATTTCCCTTCGGCCCCACCCGCATTTGCGAAAAGTTTCCTGACTACTTTCAGCTTTTCCTTCTGAGACCGGTTCCCTTCTATCGAGGCAAGATAGACGAAATCCGAATATACATCCCTGAGATCGGGGTTTTCTGAAAAAAATGACGTCTGTTCTTTTTTGGAGAGGATATTTTCAACAGCAGTCCCCACATCGCCTTGTTTGTTGATCTCCCTGACGACTTTGCTCCTGTCGTTCCCTGCGACATATGCAACCGACTCGAATACAAGATTCGGCCCGATCCCGATCTTGTCCTGGCTCCAGTCGGGAAAGATCCTGCCCATCAGGAACCTGATAAATATCGGGAGCTCTTGGTCGTCCAGTTCGGGAAGATGGGATGCGATCATGTCTATCGTATCAAGCCTTCCGGAGATCTTCTCCAGCTTCTCACAGATCTCTGAGAATTCGCTAAACTGCATATGTATGTTCCCTAAATCTACAACCTGATTGTTGCCGAAATCTCGTGCTGAAGAGCTACGCCGATGGAGACGTTACAGTCACCGCAGAGTGCTTCCGATGCATTCTCCAGCGCCTTTTGAGGGGTGTTGTTCTCTTCGCTGAGGTGTGCCAGGATGGTCCCGCTGATGTCGCGCTTAAGCGATTTCAGGCATTCGCCTGCCGCAATATTCGACAGGTGCCCGCGGTTCTGGTCTCTTATTCTCTCCTTCAGGTATACAGGATACGGACCGTTCTGGAGCATGACCGGACAGTGGTTGCTTTCGAGAATGACATATTCGGATTTTCTAAGATTCTCAAGTATCTTTTCACTGATCATTCCGGTATCAGTGCAGTATCCAATTCTGCTCCCGCTCTCGTCTATTAAAAATCCGCACGGATCGCATGCGTCGTGATGTGTTGAAAATGCAGTTATTTTAAATCCGTCGACGGTGAACGGCTCGTCCTTCCTGCAGGGTTTTAGTTCGACCGGTTTATCGGATTTCCGCTTCTCTTCGAACTGCCATAATGT
This genomic window contains:
- a CDS encoding Nre family DNA repair protein, which produces MRAGLCAECKGRGFCGLKECPITKRFYAGLRTRVTKEYMGESPSVFIGSRNYPSVSGGPLMIGESDDPEDWVRRNYSIDDIVGIRAGTIRGNSRYKVKQALPDLPIQEIALSKKPLDVEVAFEKPVSFDLKFDGILAPVGLSGSIEKLKVLDNASVPVVVDRITSDTDLKATEGVIELYKSGIDHHYITQLLTSGQLGVKRHIVPTRWGITAVDDTISYALKREVMRNPQVSGITMLTASLHANRIICVLLPGEFRFEMIEIWGQGSMWGGSEGDTIVVDSEGEKRKTNYSPITGAYYSARLAVLEYLRSTGRCASVLVVRQVSKDYWAPLGTWVIREASRKAMNSVPISFDDTAAVEAEINMILGSRQWRSYSRLLNDIKSQKRLSDFF
- a CDS encoding MBL fold metallo-hydrolase, which gives rise to MRVTVLASGSKGNCTYIEGDSGALLIDAGLSTKEILKRLDEAGGKKELIQGVLLTHEHSDHMKGVDVIARKLDIPVYATHGTLWQFEEKRKSDKPVELKPCRKDEPFTVDGFKITAFSTHHDACDPCGFLIDESGSRIGYCTDTGMISEKILENLRKSEYVILESNHCPVMLQNGPYPVYLKERIRDQNRGHLSNIAAGECLKSLKRDISGTILAHLSEENNTPQKALENASEALCGDCNVSIGVALQHEISATIRL
- a CDS encoding glycosyltransferase family protein; the protein is MKILFVVCGEGLGHASRSTKLARYLENFGHTCIFASYGKAYDYISRQGGFQVYETPGEVKLEGDNGYFSISRTLWSSKGVMINLGKSLQSIRHIITEHSIDLLVSDTMYGAVTAAKLESIPSVFITNQNSFSTADDSGSRYWKALSKIVGKYLTVPDRVIVPDFEPPHTVCEYNLKLDNGYRPVFDFVGPIIDSNMLGYELKKETIFASFGGEPFKVPLYHMLKKIADERPFHTFEAFSTTPGLPDSSNNFRVYSYVDDIHRYMAHARVVILHGGLTSLHESLLFNKPCVMIVDPHHPEQWNNARKIEEMGAGILLEGDKVTEKRLSDAIDEALTMKVPDMTHLFNSQDGKVKSYKVIEELMANPGYPKERIHLRRESIKWLKNYENIIRSK
- a CDS encoding ATP-dependent DNA ligase, which encodes MQFSEFSEICEKLEKISGRLDTIDMIASHLPELDDQELPIFIRFLMGRIFPDWSQDKIGIGPNLVFESVAYVAGNDRSKVVREINKQGDVGTAVENILSKKEQTSFFSENPDLRDVYSDFVYLASIEGNRSQKEKLKVVRKLFANAGGAEGKYLSRLILGELRIGIGEGNIRDAIAKAFNVPTESVEHAYQAANDLGEIAVIAKKGAEELREVRISLFRPVKMMLAKQGTITGMVEEQGAIAAEYKYDGTRFQFHKSGDKCRIYSRKLEEVTSAIPDIVDILVKTTGHDVILDGEVIAVDGNGNPMPFQHVLKRFRRKHDIASHIENIRLVPNIFDILYLDGETLIDRSFEERRKILVENVSSHVAPQIVSDDIATIEAFYREALDAGHEGIMIKSLKSAYTPGQRVRQWIKIKPSVDTIDLAVVGAEWGEGKRAHLFGSFILACQDESGRLLRISKVATGFSDEALAGVYDLLKDKEISESGKVVNFEPEVVFEVGYAEIQKSTNYEAGYALRFPRFIRFRDDKGIDEIETISSIEDRFRAQSEKIR